The region tcagatgggctccagaagtgacctaggaagaggcagatgggcttgccccagaatgggctcaaggaaaaggcagacgggccttccagtatgggcctaggggaAGCAGATAGCCAAatggactttcagtatgggtcAAGGGGGAGTCTGATCACACTGAaggaggcagaatcgacaggtgtcgggcccgatgtgtgaagggggagattgttaggagttgtcccacatcgtttgtgggaggggcagtttgctagaataaaagcagccagataactccattagtatgaggccttttgggaggtgcccaaaaagaaatccgtgcgggctcggcccaaagcggacaatatcatactaatatggagttaggcctgctcagcaagcccaacaagtggtatcagagctatggttgtGACGATCCAAAACAATCTCAGATGGGCTCCAGAAGTGACCTAGGAAGAGGGAGATGGGCttgccccagaatgggctcaaggaaaaggcagacgggccttccagtatgggcctagggggagcatatagccagatggactttcagtatgggtcgagggggagcctggtcacactgaaggaggcagaatcgacaagtgtcgggcccgatgtgtgaagggggagattgttaggagttgtcccacatcgtttgtgggagggcattttgctagaatataagcagccagacaactccaattagtatgaggccttttggtAGGTGCCCAAAAATaaacccgtgcgggctcggcctaaagcggacaatatcatactaatgtgtagttaggcctgcttagcaagcccaacaagtggtatcagagcttcaggttataaacggtccataacaatctcagatgggctccagaaatgacctaggaagaggcagatgggcttgccccagaatgggctcaaggaaaaggcagacgggccttccagtatgggcctaggggaagcagatagccagatggactttcagtatgggtcgagggggagcctggtcacactgaaggaggcagaatcgacaggtgtcgggcccgatatgtgtaggggagattgttaggagttgtcccacatcgtttgtgggagggacAATTTGCTAGAATAaaagcagccagataactccattagtatgaggccttttgggaggtgcccaaaaacaaacccgtgcgggctcggcccaaagcggacaatatcatactaatatggagttaggcctgctcagcaagcccaataaacaccacttcttgatgctgattttaatccagaattgcctaccacaccttctctgtatctagatactgaagatcagattttatgtgagcatcagaatatggctgttgatcagaacttaattggagatcagcacttagaggatgatgttcaagcctcaatagcctctcatactattctcTTATCGGAAGATGCTGCTGATGCTGAttatataagttctgatgctgctaatgatgaagttactggtgaagctgttGTTACAAATGTAGATgatgatgcagctggtccatcaggacatgcacctcaaaaAACTTTTTATAAAGCTGAAATAGTCAAGAAGTGTGTTACAGGGGgagcaccagtaccttggagtgaaactcctagaggacaagagtggactaaggagtggaacacagttacctttgttccttctgaaaagattcttgctgagcatcttgcaaaagctgatgaactgatgataaatgatgatttcaagacacaactaagagttactgtattgagtacaaggcaccttcaaggtcaacactcaataattaatgacaaggtgaataaaattcaagaaaacttgatccatcaagatatgaatctgaaatttgataagaaaaggtttttccaacctacctttaacagaattgcctacattgagaaaacccaagagaagcaacagtctcagattgatgaaattttgaagaatcaagcttctcatcaaaatcaactcaatgagatccaatcctcagtggaattgcttgtctctcttctattacctgctgatgccaaaaagggggagaaagtaattaagtccaaatgcaaacctatcaagacactgaagggaaaggatgatggaaaagatgatccgggaaactctggaatgggtggaggtcatggtcaaggtaaaggtctttTATGAAGTAGAACTGgaattacaagtcaaagaacaagttctgatactgggagaagaataacttctgatactggtaaaagaataagttctgatgaacatctggaacttgatgaggagatttcaagacagttatttctgaaagaaaatccaggaatggaatttgagagtctaaaggaagaagaagctagacttaagttagaaaaagtcaactccaaatctgaagcttttgttgttgaaaagaaaattcctaaggctaaaggcattgtgataaaagaaagggtaaatcctgaggcaaccaaggccaaatcacaaatgcagatagatccaaggtctaagggaaaataaaaagttggtgaacctgtaaaggtttatgtgcctcctatggatgaagaaatatctgttgaagatgctaattttactctggtttcaaagaagatttatcaaataacctctgacatggctcaagttgttcagagtcaagatatagtaagttctgatataacactgaagcaagcaacctctgacatagctcaagttagcttgatatcagaagataagttaaaggaaaccttTGACATTTCTCATCTTAAATCCTCAAAGTTCCTCCTACtaggattcactaaagctaaacagactcaacctttgaagactgcagcaagtggttttgaagcaagagttgttacaggaaaggaagcaagagataaatctggattgggtagtgctgatgaaagaagagtgcagaacacaaccaatgatccaacttccttaagtgaaccaggtgttggagcaactcctgaaagattgaatcagcttgaatctgtacagatggtttaccataccttcttgaaagaacacatcttgttatatttcatgacagatggaagggtttaccacataagggagaatgctataccactgaagtattttgaggaactagaacatgttttattcttacttcaagtgaagaacagattaacagaaagtgctgcaaattatttgaaaactcagatttagagacagaagaagctttattctgtaaagtttgacagcacatactgtcccaagtatagagatcacaagggtgataatgttgagatgaagcctaactctgctaagattataactacctttctaggttataaggctgtagaattcaatcttgagtctgacaaggcatatttgatcagactggatcaggacataaggaaagccagaataaatgatctcagggctgctatctttcaaattggtgaagatacagttgaattgaagaatgcaaaaaagaggatgattgatgaacttaaatatgatgaaagatgtttgttaaagaattatctcagaacaactcctgacatcaaagagatcagtaattgaagccaagtcaagatctacaactgctcaaattctgatgtgtatacagactaaagctgttatcagaagttaaagttggtaaagctttaaggactgtaagttgtagttatctagtcaaattatcatgcatttgtacttaatgtttttgacatcatcaaatatctgttaaacttgtatattatgctaatttacaagttgggggagattgttagatatatttgataatgtcatgtctaatatgatttgtgtttagttttcagatcttacttaaacaggacaaatcagtaattaactggaaatcagcacttatactgaagtcagaacttaagtggtcagaactttagttatcaggagatatttatcaggagataatatcaggatttaaggagactttcagataaggaaggcggctgattgaaaggaaagaagatgaagacaaacgcaagaagagatatgcatttagaaagaattctatgaagaatagaatacttggaagaaaagatatctgattgatatattttaggaagcagaattatattccatatcaattagcgattatcttgtaactgtgtagtatataaacacacacatagggtttacactataagtgttataattatcgagaataatattcattataaccctagcagctctcgtgatatttgttcatcactgagagaggacaattccatattataacagagtttattatattgaataaagtttgttttctgttacttgagttctttaattcgatttgattatgataaacactgtattcaacccccttctacagcgtgtgtgacctaacaagtggtatcagagcagatctgttaacacacaaacagtttaagatccaaaaacaatcatgtctgaagcagaaactccaaccaagtccaccaaaactgaagaacctccaaagactcaaatccatagtcgatatgagactattagagttcctatactgaaaccatctgaatatcacatatggaaggtgaggatgtctatatttctggaagctacagatccagaatatcttgacagaatcaatgaaagaccacacaagccaaccaaactcgcagttgcagttacaggtgaagcaacaaagtctgtgccaaaggagaagagtgattacactgctgaagatatcgcatcaattgctaaggatgctaaggtacgacacttgctgcatagtgccattgataatgtaatgtcaaatagggtaattaactgcaagactgcaaaggagatatgggatgtcttggagacaagatgccagggaactgattcaattaagaagaacaggaagactatactcacttaagagtatgaacactttgactcaaagcctaatgagtcattgactgatttatatgacagatttgtcaaactcttgaatgacttgtcactagttgataaggaatatgatcttaaagattcaaaccttaaattcctgttagctcttcctgaaagttgggatttgaaggccacaattataagagacaactataatcttgaagaaacaactcttgatgaaatttatgggatgctcaagactcatgaacttgagatggaacaaagaagcaagaggaaaggaggaaagtcaagaacagttgctcttaaggctgaggaggaatcccccaaagtagctacctcaaggaaaggcaagggaaaagctctcatcacaaagtctgatactgagtcatcaagttctgatagtgatgttttggacgatcaaaagtctgcacttattttattccaagggactcgatgtccacttgcgaaacattaaatacctcgaacttttattgaAACGATTTCCTAAGATCGTATTTCCTCAACTAgatttaattactcgaataaCAAATATTATTTCATTGTTCATTTATTctaggagaagtattctccaacgattatttatttcaaacccgatttattattaaagattactttaaattacttaaacataaattagttgaggaatattatttcaaatattcttttaaagtataattattcgaggtttaattatttaacgattaatatttaattattaattatttattaaataatttattatgatttaaagatcataaatttgatttaaaatactttctgattttcggaaaaacattccaataatttcaaatcgtcggagaatattatctcgaattattttaaatattttgaatatagtttctgttagatatatttgagaatgtcatgtctaatatgatttgtgtttagttttcagatcttacttaaacaggacaaatcagtacttaactggaaatcagcacttatactgaagtcagaacttaagtggtcagaacttaagttaaggagactttcagataaggaaggcggctgattgaaaggaaagaagatcaagacaaacgcaagaagagatatgtatgattaatagaatacttggaagaaaagatatctgattgatatattttaggaagcagaattatattccatatcaattagcgattatcttgtaactgtgtagtatataaatacagacatagggtttacactataagtgttataattatcgagaataatattcattgtaacccgagcagctctcgtgatatttgttcatcactgggagaggacagttctatattgtaacagagtttattatattgaataaagtttgttttctgttacttgagttctttaattcgatttgattgtgataaatactgtattcaacccccttctacagtgtgtgtgacctaaccgtttcaaaagaaactcccccttatttacttatctgttgacaacggtcaactcacatccttagtacttcctccgaaagctttcggaagtacatatatatatatgaggtaaaactgtgcctatcaacaagcaaaacacttggggaacttcgatatagttcgataatttcaagtatatgataggattcttaaaaggacaaggaagggtagagatccagtacttcgtggactggggagactgccATATTAATTTTtcgtatgagaaggtaccatgtgtactgaaggacatacgaagtacgcaaaatatacccgggtggaatggggaagcatataaagcccaaATGCGGCTTGGGTGACAACCAGGATGTTAGGAAGTCGtccctctacatgtagaaaaggttactgttaccgttatacgactgatcatcgtatctcgggggctccagtgaatgtcctaaattcttccaattggaattttgatgcaataccgtaacccaagcctaggtgatgggtttaccattaaggtatttgcaggataataaatccactaaataATTGTTTTagaaagaaggtgtgtatcaccaaaaAAAACTACTTTGAGTAAATACATGTCCTTatacggattaatataatttctttaacagtcttttcatcCTGTTGATTATTATTgatgagcattattgctcactcttgctttcttataaatgtcacaacacaacagattaccagtatgccggcgtgggacttagtcacttgaaatcatggggagaatcccttactgctttgtctcaggtggaccagagtatcctGATAGGTATAAAATATTattagtaattattgtaacttcatgtagaggttacgaatatttgcttaagatcctgtaaagtacatttaaatataataaaagaagattacatcttgtacatcgtttctaaggctataacttgtgtgtgtgcgtgagattggggtctgttggattattgaatcaatacaggttacacatgagtgaaggatggcgtgacgacccagattcctgaccccgaatcTGGGGGCGTTACAAATACTCCCCCTTAATAGTTTCCAAAGAAAATGAAATTTACAAAGAATAGAAGTCGATTTGTGTTAAGAACAAAGTTTATagagaatagaagtcaatttatgtcaggtaagtaccaaaatttggtactttggtatttttagcaccaaattatacatagtttcgcttattaataaagaatATAGATTTCTTAACTTTCATGTCCAAAAAAAATATAAAGAATTGGTTGGGACGGAGGTATTATAAAAGATAACAGGCATAGACTTGGGCCGGAATGGTGGTACTGATCAGCTCTCTTCTTTTCCTCGGACACTTCATTATTTAACTAGAATCCTTTTCACGATTTTTAATGCAAGAGTTGGGCCTGCTGCACTAGAGATGCTCCAAGGGTCTGTATAAAAGAAATCCTCATCGGTATGTGAATTCTGTTATGTATTAATAGATGACTCTTAGCCTTTCATATGGTTATCTTAATTACTAGCAACCTTTGCCTCTCCATTTTCCTtgtaacatccattctactagcCTATATAAGGCTTGCTTGTACTTTGTTTATGATATAGAATAACAAGATGATCTCTTTCATTATTATCTAGTTCTCTCTCaatctcttatatatatatatattatatataacacGTTATCAACACGATTTGCTTATAAAATAAGGAGATCAGTTTTACTTAAGTGTTTAAAGGAGATCATCAAAGTGTAAATAGGTGTTGGAAATTCAAGAAGAAGAAGGATTCtatgaaaatttattatttcaGTTTGTCCGTGAGGTATGTACACTATTTTTTTTAGTTTACTTCGTTTCACTTGCAATAAGATGATCTTTATATGTTTATTATATGTCCGATTCTCGTATATTTTGTATCTGATTCATTATCCATCGAAATTTATTGAGCTTATTCTCGttgtaaaggaatttattgagctTCTTTGTGTTTTTCCAAAATCTGCTTATATGTATGTCAAAAATCTGCATTTTGTGTAATCTGATTGTATGATTCAAGGTGATATGCAGTAACTTCTAAAATTCATAGTAAGTTAAATActtgttcaaatattatgagcCATACCATTATGGAAAGATTCCGGAATTTTatacatttttcgtgttttataCTTTTTCAGATAAAATCATCTTCATAGAGTAAATTGGTattctttgaaactgatcagatttgacTTTATCATAATTAGCCATTTTGTACGATATTTGATTTGAGATATTGGATCTATATGTTTCATCTTTGTTTGCTTTAATAGTTCCCACCTTCCTTGCTTTAATATTGAGGTAAATTATAAAGGTGAAAATGGGTGCAACGTGTTAAGATGCTACATATACAGTAGATTGCATTCAATGTACCATTAGATTGAATTCAATGCACCATCATCATGTTATATTATCATgcatttttaaatattaatgcATATGTGTTTTCCTCGcatattttaaatattgaatGAATGTGCTTATTATAAAAGCGTTAACGAAGCATGCAAATGAAAGGGAACCAACTTGAGATACAGCAGAAATTCATGGGCATGAATATAAATTCATGGCCAtgaatttattctaattttatattatgtttattatacatgtgaaatatgaaattttggtgaacttctatattaagatatatcattATCTTGATATTAATGTGTATTACCCTCTCCTTTTAGTAATCAAAATGTCGAATCTTACAAAGCTTGAATTCAACGCACTTCATGTCATCGGAAAAAATTATTTGACATGGATTCTTGATGCTGAAATCTATCTTAGTACAATGAGCCTCGGTGACACTATAAAAGAGGGAAATAAAACCTCCGAACAAGATAAGGCAAAAGCCATGATATTTCTTCGCCACCACCTTGATGAAGGATTGACTATTAAAGATCCCTCAACACTTTGGAAGAATCTCAAAGAAAGATATGACCACCAAAAACAGTGATACTTCCTAAAGCTCTCTATGATTGGCTACACTTGCGATTGCAAGATTATAAAAATGTGAGTGAGTATAATTCTGCCATGTTTAAGGTTACATCTCAATTGAAATTATGTGGCGAGAATATCACCGATAAAGATATGTTGGAAAAAACATATTCCACTTTCAATGCAAATAATATGCTCTTGCAGCAACAATATCGTGAACGTGGATTCATAAAATATTCTGAGCTGATTTCtgttttgcttcttgctgaacaaAACAACGAACTTTTGCTGAAAAATCATCAAGAACATCAAACTGGCTCAACACCATTCCCTGAAGTGAACGCGGTGACTAATAATGAATATAGAGATAATAAAACAGTTGGACGTGGACGTGGACGTGGGCATGGACGTGGACGTGCCCGTGATCATGATTTTGTGCATGGTAGAGGCCGTAATCAACAAAATCCCCCCAACTTTAAAAGAAAGCCTTACTACCAGAAACAGACAATAAATAAAAATCTGAGGGTAGCACGATGGCTAAAAGGGGTGAAAGTACTTGTAGTCGATGTGGAATGAAAGGTCACTGGAGAAGTACATGTCGTACCTCCAAGCACTTTGCTGACCTATATCAAGCATCTTTAAAGAATGTTGAAACTAATTTCACCGAACAGAATGATCTAGTTGATCCTTTCGCCTTTACTTACATGGAAGTTGGTGATTTCTTTGAAGATGTTGATGTGAATATGCCTAAATTTGGTGGTGATGAGCCTAAGAATAACTAAACAAGGCCTTACATTGACTTTTGAACTATGATAATCATCCTTATCAGTTGCTTATATAATTTTCTTTTCGATACTGAAGTACTTGAGATATTCTACCTCTACTTCTAAATTTATTTTTTCGTGAAGAAATATGCCCAGCAGCCTCTCATCATGTGTTATAAAAAATGAGGAATCTTTTTGTTTGGCGAATAGTGCAACAATACATACAATTTTGAAAAATAATGTATATTTTTCACATCTAATATTAGCCAAAGCTAATATAAATACAATATCAGGTGCATCGGATATAATTGAAGGCTCCGGAAGAGCAAGTATAGTGCTACCCAATGGTACATGTTTATTGATTAAAAATGTAATGTTTTCCACCCGATCGAAAAGAAATCTTTTGAGCTTTAAAGATATATGCCACAATGACCATCATATTGAGACGATAAATGAACGTGATGATGTATATTTATGTATCACGACTATAGTCTCAGGGAGGAAACATGTGATAGAAAAACTCCCATCACATAATTCCGGATTATATTATACTTTCATAAATCCAGTTGAATCGCACATGACTATTAATACAAGATCTGTTGACCCGAGAAATTTTACTATATGGCATGATCGTTTAGGCCATCCGGGTTCAACAATGATGCGaagaattattgaaaattcaAATGGACATCCAATCAAAAATAAAATTGTTCCATTGTCCAAAGATTTTTCATGTGTTACTtgtattcaaggaaaaattgatAACAAAACCATCTCCTGTGAAAGTTGCCATTGAATGCCATTTCAGTACTTTGTGGTACTCATTGATGCATCAACAAGATGGTCACACGTTGGTTTATTGTCCACTCGTAATGTGGCTTTTGCACGACTCCTTGCTCAAATAATTCGATTGCGAGCACAATTTCCTGATtataatataaagaaaataagaTTGGACAAAGCAGGAGAATTTACATCCCAATCTTTTAAATATTATTGTATGTCTATTGGGATTGAAGTGGAGCATTCTGTTGCCCACACACACTCAAAATAGTCTTGCTAAGTCTTTCATTAAAAGGCTACAATTAATTACGAGACAATTACTTATGAGAACAAATTTACCAACTACTTCCTGGGGACATGCAATATTACATGCGGCTTCTTTAGTCCGGTTTAGACCGACTTCTTATCATAAATATTCCCCAATGCAACTTGTAAATGGTCAAGAACCAAATATCTCTCACTTGAAATTTTTTGGGTGTGTAGTTTATGTTCCAATAACCCCTCCCCAACGAATAAAAATGGGACCCCAAAGAAGATTAGAGGTATATATTAGATTTGATTCTCCCTCCATTATAAAATATTTGGAGCCCAAGACTGGAGATTCATTCACGGCAAGATTTGCCGATTGTCAATTGATGAGACACTTTTTCCTGCATTAGGGGGAGATAAGacaaaatttgaaaaataaaagtAAGAAATTTTGTGGAATGCAGTATCCCTGTCTTATTATGATCCTCGAATAAATCAATGTGAACTTGAAGTTCAAAAGATTATCCACCTACAAGAAGTCGCAAATAGATTTTCTGATGCATTTACTGATGTCAAGAATGTGACAAAGTCACATATACCAGCTGTTAATGTTCATTGTAATATTATACTTCCCGAAGAAGATAATAAAATCATACTAGCAACTAAGTCTAAAGCACGCCAGAAGTGTGGTAGACCTATTAGATCCAATGATAAAATTCCAAGAAAAATAAGAAAACTTGATAAGAAAGTTGGAACATCAAATGACATCATAAATTTGATCACTGAAGAGACGTCTTCTAAGGATGATCAAACACCTGAAATTGTTGATAATGAAGAGACCTCAATAAATTATGTCATTTCAGGAAATAGGTGGAACAAAAAAGAAATTGTCATGGATGATATATTTGCATATGCAGCTGCACTTGACATTTCTGAGGAAATCGAGGATCATGAGCCTAGATTGATCTATGAATGTAAAAGAAGAAatgattggccaaaatggaaagaaGCTATTGAAGCAGAATTGAAATCACTTGAAAAACGCCAAGTTTTTGGACCTATTGTCCGAACACCTACAGGTGTAAACCCGTTAGATATAGATGGGTATTTGTGcgtaaaagaaaaaaaatgaaattgtgagataCAAGGCACGCCTTGTTGCTCAAGGCTTCTCACAAAGACCGGGAATCGATTAGGAGGAAACTTATTCCTCGGTAATGGATGCAACAACATTCAGATTTTTGATAAGTTTATCATTCTAGAAGGGCTCCGAATGAATTTAATGGATGTTGTGACTACCT is a window of Apium graveolens cultivar Ventura chromosome 11, ASM990537v1, whole genome shotgun sequence DNA encoding:
- the LOC141696104 gene encoding uncharacterized protein LOC141696104, which codes for MSNLTKLEFNALHVIGKNYLTWILDAEIYLSTMSLGDTIKEGNKTSEQDKVTSQLKLCGENITDKDMLEKTYSTFNANNMLLQQQYRERGFIKYSELISVLLLAEQNNELLLKNHQEHQTGSTPFPEVNAVTNNEYRDNKTVGRGRGRGHGRGRARDHDFVHGRGRNQQNPPNFKRKPYYQKQTINKNLRVARWLKGVKNDLVDPFAFTYMEVGDFFEDVDVNMPKFGGDEPKNN